Part of the Sphingomonadaceae bacterium OTU29LAMAA1 genome, CAACGTCGGGCTGGTGATCGTCACGCTCGGCATCGGCGCGATTTTCATTCCCTATCGCAACTGGGCGTTCTTCATTCGCCACATGGCCGCCTATGGCGAGGTCGAGGTCGATACCCTCGGTCAGTCGCGCACCCGCGAACCGGGTCAGGGCGAGGGACTCCTCGATGCCTTCGATGTCGGTGCCTTCTGAATTGAGCGTCCCGGTCTGGCATTATGACGGCACCACCGCGGTGCGGCGGCAGGTATCGCTCGTCGCGAACGACGACGGCTTTTGGCTCGATGGCGAGCATCATGCCTTCGCCGACCTGACGCCGGGGGACGGCGACGGCGCTGCGACGACCTTCGGGCTGCAAGGGCGCCCCGGCTGGCGGATCGGTTTCGAAGGTCCGGTGCCAGCGGATATCGCCGCGCGTTTGCCCGGCGTCCATCGCTACGGGCGTTGGGTCGACCGGCTCGGCCTGTGGCGCGCGGCGGCGATCTTCGCCGTGGTCGCCGCCGTCGCCGTGTTGCTCGTGCTGCGCACCCCGGCACTCGTCGCGCGGATGATCCCCGCGTCCGTCGAACAGCGGATCGGCGAGGTGATGGAGGGCGATTTCGGCCGCAAGGGGTGCGAGGATCCCGCCGGTCGCGCCGCGCTGGCAACGCTCGTGCGCCGCATCGATCCCGATGGCGACCGGATCGACGTCCACGTCGTCAAGCTGCCGATGGTCAATGCGGTCACCCTGCCGGGCGGACGCATCGTGATCTTCGACGGGTTGCTGCAATCGGCGGCGTCGCCGGACGAGGTCGCCGGCGTGATCGGTCACGAGATCGGCCACGTCCGCCACCGTGACGTGATGGAAGCACTGCTGCGCCAGATGGGGCTGGCCGCGCTGCTGGGCGGGATGGAGGGGCATGTCGGCGCCTACACTAACGCCATGTTCGCTACTGCCTACTCCCGCGATGCGGAGCGCCGCGCCGATGGCGATGCGATCCGCCTGCTGTCGGCCGCACGCCTGTCGCCGCTACCGACCGCAGCGTTCTTCGATCGGCTCGGCAAGGGTTCCGGCCATGCCGAGCGGATGTTCGCCTATCTGGCCAGCCATCCGGTTTCGACCGACCGCGCGAAGCGGTTCCGGAGCAGCATCGCGTCGGGCGCAGCCTACACCCCCGCGCTCGGTGCGCGGCAATGGTCCGACCTCCGCGGCATCTGCAAGGGGGAGACGGACCGCATCGAATGGCGTTTCTGACGCATGGATGATGCCCTCCACATCCTTGGATCCATTGGCTAAGGGTTATCCATGACCGACACCCCCCGCCCCCGCCTCGCCTATCATCAGACACCGGGCACCGGTCCGACGATCGTCTTCCTGCCCGGATATGCGTCCGATATGAACGGCACAAAGGCGCTGGCGCTGGAAGCATGGGCGCGCGAGACCGGCCGTGGCTTCGTCCGGTTTGACTACGGCGGCTGCGGGCATAGCGAAGGCGTATTCGAGGAGCAGACGCTCACCGGCTGGCGCGACGACGTGCTGGCGATGCTCGATCAGGTCGCGACCGGGCCGGTGGTGCTGGTCGGATCGTCGCTGGGCGGCTGGCTGATGTTGCTCGCTGCCAAGGCCCGCCCCGATCGCGTCGTCGGTCTCGTCGGCATCGCCCCCGCGCCCGATTTCACGGACTGGGGCTTTTCGACCGAGGACAAGATGGCGATCCTGACCGAGGGCCGGCTGGAACGCCCCAATCCCTACGGGCCCGAGCCGACGGTCTACACCCGCGCCTTCTTCCAGTCGGGCGAGGCGAGCCGCGTAATGTTCGGCACGATCCCGATCGATGGTCCCGTGCGGCTGGTACAGGGCCAGGCGGACCCGGACGTGCCGTGGCATCGGACCGTGCGGCTCGGCGAGATGCTTCGTTCAGCCGATGTGCAGACGCTGTTGATCAAGGACGGCGATCATCGCCTGTCGCGCGACATCGATATCGCGCTGATCGTCCGGGCGACCGAGGATGTGCTGAACCGCCTATGATCCTGCTTCTCGCCGCCGCACTTCAGGTCGCCGCACCCGCAGC contains:
- a CDS encoding M48 family metallopeptidase, giving the protein MPSMSVPSELSVPVWHYDGTTAVRRQVSLVANDDGFWLDGEHHAFADLTPGDGDGAATTFGLQGRPGWRIGFEGPVPADIAARLPGVHRYGRWVDRLGLWRAAAIFAVVAAVAVLLVLRTPALVARMIPASVEQRIGEVMEGDFGRKGCEDPAGRAALATLVRRIDPDGDRIDVHVVKLPMVNAVTLPGGRIVIFDGLLQSAASPDEVAGVIGHEIGHVRHRDVMEALLRQMGLAALLGGMEGHVGAYTNAMFATAYSRDAERRADGDAIRLLSAARLSPLPTAAFFDRLGKGSGHAERMFAYLASHPVSTDRAKRFRSSIASGAAYTPALGARQWSDLRGICKGETDRIEWRF
- a CDS encoding alpha/beta hydrolase, which encodes MTDTPRPRLAYHQTPGTGPTIVFLPGYASDMNGTKALALEAWARETGRGFVRFDYGGCGHSEGVFEEQTLTGWRDDVLAMLDQVATGPVVLVGSSLGGWLMLLAAKARPDRVVGLVGIAPAPDFTDWGFSTEDKMAILTEGRLERPNPYGPEPTVYTRAFFQSGEASRVMFGTIPIDGPVRLVQGQADPDVPWHRTVRLGEMLRSADVQTLLIKDGDHRLSRDIDIALIVRATEDVLNRL